The genomic stretch GCTTTATGCTCAAAGTATTTGAGCGCCACATGTCTAATTCTAAGGTCGACTTTTATGAAGTGTGGCGTCGCGCCTTTGATAAGGTCAATCGTGCCCGCCGCGAGCTGACCACCCTAGAGTCGATGCAAGAGCCTATTTCTGCCTTAGAAACCATGTTGGAAAGCGAAGCCGTATTAAAAGGTAAGCTTGCTGCGTATGCGCCGAAAATCGATTTAGCCTTAGTGGAATACGATAATTACCAAAGCGAGCAACTTACTGAGCTGGAGGCGCAATTAGAGGATATTGAGTCTGAAAAGCAAGAATTTGAGGCCAAACAGCAGCTTTACGTGCAACAGTCACGGGACATTGAGCGCAAACAAACGCAAATTGAGCAATGGTTTAGTGATTATAATGCCCTGAAAAGCGAGTTTGAGCTCACCAATCAAGCCACGCTGAAAACCAACCTCACTCTATTGAAGAAAGAATACGAGCAGCTTTCCTTTTCCATTAACAGTGCCCAAGGTCAAAGCTTACATACTCTCGATTTTCGTATTAATGAAACGCAAAAGCAGATTAAAAGCTTAAAGCTGCAGTTGAAAAACCTCGAGTTTAATCTCTTTACCCGCATGCGCGAAGATTTATCGCTGAAAGAAGTTGAAGAGATCTCCCGCATACTCAACCCAGACCTCCTTTCTTTTTCTACCACTGCTCAAGGTGAGGTTACCATCAGCGACGAAGATGCCTTTGCGGATTTCTTAATGGCGTTATCGAAGTCGGTTCAAGGAGGTGAACTGATCTTGCCCGGCGCCACCATTAAGCTGAAAAAACTCAGTATGGTGCAAATGCAAAGCGGTGAGAACAAGGTACAACTGCAAGCACAGTTAGAGTCGCTACAACAGTCTTTAAGTGATTTAAAGCAGCAGCGTGAAGTGGCAGCTAATGTCGCCGAAAAACAGCAAGAACGTGATGCCCTGTACGATGAATTGATGGCCACCGAAGCCGCGATGAAACGTTTTGAACAGTTTCAAACCATGCAGCAATCGGCAGAAGCGCAAACTGCGCTACAACAGCAGCTACAGATTGAACGTGAACAAGTTGATGAATACTTGCATGATATTCAACGCAATGCCGGTTCGATTTCTGACCGCCGTTCGATTATCAAAAGTAAGCAAGACTTACTCACGCGCCAAGCGGATCGCCTGAAGCAAGTTAAATCAGAGCGTATTGATCACACCTTAGACTTATACACTGGCAAACAGGCCGCGTATGAAATTGAGATTAAACTCGATTTTGACAACCTATCTGAGGTCATTCACCAGTTCAATAAAGACTGTAATGAATTAAGAAACTTAGACGTGAATGTTCGTAATACCTATTTGCATATTTACAATGCCGGGATCACTAAGTTTGATAATGAGCCAGACGATGCCACTAAATACCAAAAGCTGATCGGCGCCTATCATAATTTAGATAACGAACGCGAAGCCGTAGATAAACAAGCTCGGGTGGCCTTAACGGAAGTGGCTGCGACGATTAAAGGCTTAAGGCAAGATCTTGACCGCTTGCGCCGCGAGATGAACAGCTTTAATAAAGGCATTAGTCAGCACCGAATTTCGAACCTACAAGCGTTTAAAATCAATGTCATCCCGCGCAAAATGTTGGTTGATAGCATCGACACCATCATTAGTACTTCGGACTTGTATGAACAAGGTGAAAGTTTCGATTTACTGAGCGAGCAACCGGCATCGGAAAAAGAAGTTAACGCAGCAAAAGATCATATCATTAAGCTAGCTGCCGATAAGGCCGGCCTGACACTGACCGACTTGTTCGACATTCGCTTTGAAGTGGTTAATCGCGCCGGTGAGACCGAGCATTTTGATAAAATCGACTCCGCAGGCTCTAATGGCACGCGAATAACAATAAAACTGTTGTGTGGCATGCTGTTTATTCGCTATCTATTATCTGATCAAGAGCAGGCCATGTACCGTATTCCTATTTACATTGATGAAGCGGCGGATATTGACCCGCAAAACCAAAAAGCCATCATTGAAACGGCATTGAGCTTTGGTTTTGTGCCGATTTTTGCCTCGGTAAAACCACAAATTAGTTGTGACTACCTGGTCCCTATCCGCAGTGTTGCTAAAGGCAGTCAAAACTGGGTGGATGAAAAAGATTGGATAGAAGTGCAACACCCGGTGGAACATTAATGCTAAGTTAATGTCTTAACTACATAATAAAGAGTCATGCTAGCCACGGTGGCAAAGTACTTACAGCTCATAAGTGCTTAGCAAACGTGACGCATATTCCGCGAAGGAGAAATAAGGTATGTTGAAACATCTCGCAGTCACAGTATTGATACTATTTCTGGCCGCCTGTGCTAAAACCCCAGATTGGGACTATGACAAGTCAGTAGAATTTGCTAACTACAAAACCTACGCTTGGTCCCCTGATGCGGATTTAAAAAATAATGGCCGCGAATACCAAGTAAATGACTTAATGGAAAAACGTATTCGTAACGCCATCAAAAACCAAATGTCGCAACAAGGCTTTACCTTAACCGACGCCGCTTCGGCTGATTTGCTGGTGAATTATCACGCTTCTGTGGACACCAAAATCGAGTCTGACTCGCTGCATACTAGCTATGGTGCTCGTTGGAACTACTGGGGGATCGGCTGGCAAACCCAAACAACCACTCGTGAGTACGAAGTGGGTACCTTAGTGGTTGATATGGTCGATAAGGCTTCAAATCAACTGGTTTGGCGTGGCGCTAAAGAAGGTCGGTTACGTAAAAACCAAACGCCGGATGAAAGAACCGAATCCATCAACAACACCATTGCCGAGATGTTGGCCAACTTCCCGCCTAAGGCAAACTATTAATTTTTATGAAGGTGAGCTCAGCTCACCTTTATATTGTTGTTAGCCTTAACGGATATTGGGCGCTTTGCTCTACTTGTCGCCTTTGCTGTTATGCTTATTTAACTGCGAAGCCCCCCAAAAGAATACGCCTGCACCCACCCCCATTAAACAAAAAAACGCGCCAAGGCCAAGGGGGGATCCCCACGAAAATAGATAAAGTAACGCTTCCATAGTTGCTTCCTGTTGTTATTGTAGTTTTTATAGTAATACAGAACTGCTGAAATATTGTATTTAAATAGCATTACTTTTATTGATAAGCGCATTTTAATTAACTTTTACCAGCTCTAATTTCACTGCGATACTTGTCCACGCTGTAACTCTATATCGCCTTATTTTTGTCTACACCATCAATAACAGTTACCGACTGACAAATGCCTGTTAAGCAGAATGATAAGGTGAGCGATTTCACCTTATCAATTCACTTATTAGCAGATAAAACAGTTAGTGCATCATGCTCACTCAGTTATTAAATGCTCAAGCTCCACCTCTATACCTTCTAATTCAATAAACTGTCCGCGCTCATGTGAGGTCAGAGTAAAAATTATGCCTTGATTCGTTTTAGGGTGTGCACGCCACTGATTCAGTAATTGAGTGAGCTTGTTATGCTCAACGACTATTTGTCCATTTTCAGCAGACTCTACGTCTAATGATACGATCTTATGTTGCCACGGTGGACAAAGTGTGAACGACTGGCAAAAATAGTCGTATTCTAACGTCTCAAGTTCCCAAGGATTACTGACGACTTGGTAGACATCAACTTGAGTAAATGGCTGCACTAAGCTCGAATTACCCAAGGTTACTGTTAACTTTGCCTTAATGATATGCCCACTGATCTCCGATAGGTTAAAATCCCCAAGCACTTCGTAATCATAAGGTATTGACGCACCAGCACGTAAGTAGCCACCAATTCGTTTGACGCCATCACTTATTGCAGGGACACTTTGCCAATTAACTCTTTCTAAGCCATAGCTCTTAGCAGCAAGCGTTTGCTTCATTTTGGGGATAAAATTTTCTTTTTGGTATGACTCTGTTGTTCCTAATTGCAGTTTTCGCTTGGAATGCCCTCGAGTATAAATTAACAGTGAATTGAGCTCATATGGACCGTCGGCCTGTTGGAAAACCGTACCTGGAACAGTAAACTCAAGAAGGTTCTCACCTTTGTTCATGGCTTTATCGAAGCTAATCAGCTCTAATCTAGTGCGATCAGCGGCACTTATATTAAATGAACCGCTGTAATTGCCAGGGTTATCTGCATAAACGCTAAAGGCAAAACTTAGGGACTCTATGTAGCTACCATCGCTGGAGTAATTAGCACGACTAATAAGCTTTTCCCCTACTTCAATAGGATCACGGCAAAACTGTAATTGCGATAAGTCCAATGAATTATCAAATGCTAACATTGGTGCGGCAGGACCGACCCCCATTTCAGTTGTTGACACAAAGGAACTAGGTAAAGTTTCTAGAGTTGGTTCATCACCAAAGCTCTCTTTTAACTCCTCCTTAGTATATTTGATGACAGTCTCCCACTCGCCTTGTGGAAGTGAAAATCTGGTGCTTTTATTCAGTGTATTGCTACCATCAGTGAGCCTTGTATTTATTGCATACCCACCCGCAACATTGATATAAAGCTCTATTTCCTGCTCAACATGTGAG from Pseudoalteromonas sp. UG3-2 encodes the following:
- a CDS encoding choice-of-anchor X domain-containing protein, with the protein product MMKPLVIVLIWGWLMSSPALAKQVFGPMPIGMANSKTYSLAIESGMTQITIPFDVDQTDSVQIELIIPVDEATFQVLDPNGIEIIAFNDPRIKFEPGEQQTPPVPGTYALLPELQEPMPGQWQINVEFPEVDYKTLAIAQLHKKSPIGLGMAIPRTHYVFGDPMIAASLLVNNGEPITDAEVDFVITAPNGTRQFLTARDDGIDGDPKANDGIYSVLYEFPLTGEYLIESSARLQHNGALVKRTVSKRVKVLPARVNLTAQKLTAVETENGCVSHVEQEIELYINVAGGYAINTRLTDGSNTLNKSTRFSLPQGEWETVIKYTKEELKESFGDEPTLETLPSSFVSTTEMGVGPAAPMLAFDNSLDLSQLQFCRDPIEVGEKLISRANYSSDGSYIESLSFAFSVYADNPGNYSGSFNISAADRTRLELISFDKAMNKGENLLEFTVPGTVFQQADGPYELNSLLIYTRGHSKRKLQLGTTESYQKENFIPKMKQTLAAKSYGLERVNWQSVPAISDGVKRIGGYLRAGASIPYDYEVLGDFNLSEISGHIIKAKLTVTLGNSSLVQPFTQVDVYQVVSNPWELETLEYDYFCQSFTLCPPWQHKIVSLDVESAENGQIVVEHNKLTQLLNQWRAHPKTNQGIIFTLTSHERGQFIELEGIEVELEHLITE
- a CDS encoding DUF4136 domain-containing protein, whose product is MLKHLAVTVLILFLAACAKTPDWDYDKSVEFANYKTYAWSPDADLKNNGREYQVNDLMEKRIRNAIKNQMSQQGFTLTDAASADLLVNYHASVDTKIESDSLHTSYGARWNYWGIGWQTQTTTREYEVGTLVVDMVDKASNQLVWRGAKEGRLRKNQTPDERTESINNTIAEMLANFPPKANY
- a CDS encoding ATPase, whose amino-acid sequence is MSDKLYGLSKLALLNTAGYAKCVIPLDKSASICAPNNTGKSSVINALQFPLINDLRLTEWDGHDLEETRKFYFSSDQSYILLEANLPHGDVVIGVAGLGKIAGYAHQFFCYQGKLDLADFTAGKSIIKYTKLFNHLEQKQRNPVELKAQELNALLTGGATPFDGDINLKMIPLNNVQDAPVYKEIFRRILNLHKLGAQDVKRFMLKVFERHMSNSKVDFYEVWRRAFDKVNRARRELTTLESMQEPISALETMLESEAVLKGKLAAYAPKIDLALVEYDNYQSEQLTELEAQLEDIESEKQEFEAKQQLYVQQSRDIERKQTQIEQWFSDYNALKSEFELTNQATLKTNLTLLKKEYEQLSFSINSAQGQSLHTLDFRINETQKQIKSLKLQLKNLEFNLFTRMREDLSLKEVEEISRILNPDLLSFSTTAQGEVTISDEDAFADFLMALSKSVQGGELILPGATIKLKKLSMVQMQSGENKVQLQAQLESLQQSLSDLKQQREVAANVAEKQQERDALYDELMATEAAMKRFEQFQTMQQSAEAQTALQQQLQIEREQVDEYLHDIQRNAGSISDRRSIIKSKQDLLTRQADRLKQVKSERIDHTLDLYTGKQAAYEIEIKLDFDNLSEVIHQFNKDCNELRNLDVNVRNTYLHIYNAGITKFDNEPDDATKYQKLIGAYHNLDNEREAVDKQARVALTEVAATIKGLRQDLDRLRREMNSFNKGISQHRISNLQAFKINVIPRKMLVDSIDTIISTSDLYEQGESFDLLSEQPASEKEVNAAKDHIIKLAADKAGLTLTDLFDIRFEVVNRAGETEHFDKIDSAGSNGTRITIKLLCGMLFIRYLLSDQEQAMYRIPIYIDEAADIDPQNQKAIIETALSFGFVPIFASVKPQISCDYLVPIRSVAKGSQNWVDEKDWIEVQHPVEH